The window CAACCTTCATGTCCATATTGATAATCTCTGCTGTAAAACTCTCCACTGACCAGACAAATAACCTTCATGTCCGTATTGATAATCTCTGCTGTAAAACTCTCCACTGACCAGTCAAATAACCTTCATGTCCATATTGATAATCTCTGCTGTAAAACTCTCCGCTGTAAAACTCTCCACTGACCAGACAGTCTACCTTCATGTCCATATTGATAATCTCTGCTGTAAAACTCTCCACTGACCAGTCAAATAACCTTCATGTCCGTATTGATAATCTCTGCTGTAAAACTCTCCACTGACCAGTCAAATAACCTTCATGTCCGTATTGATAATCTCTGCTGTAAAACTCTCCACTGACCAGTCAAATAACCTTCATGTCCATATTGATAATCTCTGCTGTAAAACTCTCCACTGATCAGACAGTCTACCTTCATGTCCATATTGATAATCTCTGCTGTAAAACTCTCCACTGACCAGACAGTCAAATAACTGAAGACGAGAACTAGAAGATCAGAACTCAGTTCAAACATGTTTACTGTCACGGTTTCCATGGTGTTTTTACATAGACTCAAACAGCCTTTGAAACACACAACATTCTTCAATATCATCTGCCAAAGTATATACTCAGGCCTAGATTCAATGAGATCATTAACCGCCATAGCGGATGTTTTGGCGGCGTCTGAGGGGGAACTGTTGGAACTGTCGACTATACATAGAAAGAATACACTCAAGATTTAAAAATCATTCAACTGGCTGTAGATTACATCACACAGTGTTCCAACTTCTAAACAAGGCAGCGTGGGAGTTCTGTGACTGTGCAATACCGATCGCAATGTCCGCTTAaggtataatgccaggagccgcttgtggatttgacggctctaacgcagttccacctccgacaccaCTAAAGTGGATCTGATCGAATAGAGCCATTAAAAATGTCAAACAAATTACTTGCTGTACACAACTGTGAAACACGTCAATATACTCTAAGTTCATTGAGTctcttaggtgtgtgtgtgtgtggtggaggggGGCGCTTGTTTCTAATTGTCTTGTTTCCTGGTAACTAAAGAGTTGTGGAAATGTTATCTTGAAGGATAAAGAACAGTCAATgaatgaatccattttaaatccaATGGTTGTTAGGACAAAGAACAGTCAATgaatgaatccattttaaatccaATGGTTGTTAGGACAAAGAACAGTCAATGAATTTTTAAATCCAATGGTTGTTAGGACAAAGAACAGTCAATGAATTTTTAAATCCAATGGTTGTTTGGACAAAGAACAGTCAATgaatgaatccattttaaatccaATGGTTGTTAGCTGTGTAAAATGCTACGGGCAGCTTTCTGTTGCcatgtctgtctatgaatttgaggtTGTTTTCCCCCATTCCCGTCCCTTAGCTTGTTTATACCGAAGATGGACTGTTGATCTGGTCGTCTTGGTGTTTCCAGACTCCAGATGATCTCATGTTCTTGGTGTTTCCAGACCAGATGATCTCATTGTTCTTGGTGTTTtcagactccagaccagatgaTCTCATTGCTCTTGGTGTTTCCAGACTCCCGACCAGATGATCTCATTGTTCTTGGTGTttccagactccagaccagatgaTCTCATGTTCTTGGTGTTTCCAGACTCCAGATGATCTCATGTTCTTGGTGTttccagactccagaccagatgaTCTCATTGTTCTTGGTGTTTtcagactccagaccagatgaTCTTCTCATTGCTCTTGGTGTttccagactccagaccagattATCTCATTGTTCCTGGTGTTTtcagactccagaccagatgaTCTCATTGCTCTTGGTGTTTCCAGACCAGATGATCTCATTGCTCTTGGTGTTTCCAGACCAGATGATCTCATTGCTCTTGGTGTttccagactccagaccagatgaTCTCATTGTTCTTGGTGTttccagactccagaccagatgaTCTCATTGTTCTTGGTGTttccagactccagaccagatgaTCTCATTGTTCTTGGTGTttccagactccagaccagattATCTCATTGTTCTTGGTGTttccagactccagaccagatgaTCTCATGTTCTTGGTGTTTCCAGACCAGATGATCTCATGTTCTTGGTGTttccagactccagaccagattATCTCATGTTCTTGGTGTTTCCAGACCAGATGATCTCATGTTCTTGGTGTTTCCAGACTCCAGACTCCAGATGATCTCATGTTCTTGGTGTTTCCAGACTCCAGATGATCTCATGTTCTTGGTGTTTCCAGACTCCAGACCTGATGATCTCATGTTCTTGGTGTTTCCAGACTCCAGACCTGATGATCTCATGTTCTTGGTGTTTCCAGACGATCTCATGTTCTTGGTGTTTCCAGACTCCAGATGATCTCATGTTCTTGGTGTTTCCAGACTCCCGACCAGATGTTCTTGGTGTTTCCAGACCAGATTATCTCATTGTTCTTGGTGTttccagactccagaccagatgaTCTCATTGCTCTTGGTGTTTCCAGACCAGATGATCTCATTGCTCTTGGTGTTTCCAGACCAGATGATCTCATTGCTCTTGGTGTttccagactccagaccagatgaTCTCATTGTTCTTGGTGTTTCCAGACTCCCGACCAGATGATCTCATGTTCTTGGTGTTTCCAGACTCCCGACCAGATGATCTCATGTTCTTGGTGTTTCCAGATGATCTCATGTTCTTGGTGTTTCCAGACCAGATGATCTCATGTTCTTGGTGTTTCCAGACTCCCGACCAGATGTTCTTGGTGCAATTACTCTTCTTAAATAATAGATGTTATATAATTGGGCCAAATCTCAAGTCTCAATACAACATGCAACGAAACAAAATGTCTCCTAATTAAAGCAGAATTGGCATACTGAAGGTTGACATAGTGTGAAGAAGGGGAATAAGACTGGAGAACTGCTGGCCAAAACAACACAATCATATCTGCCCTGTTTAaatgaggggaggggggggtcaatACTGAGGTCCTGTCTGAGTCTTTATAAAGAGTTCTGAGTCTTTATAAAGAGGTCCAGTCTTGGTCTGAGTCTTTATAAAGAGGTCCAGTCTTGGTCTGAGTCTTTATAAAGAGGTCCAGTCTTGGTCTTGGTCTGAGTCAGTATTAGAGTGTTGCGGGTCTTGACTCCATCGCTGCAGTATACCGGACCAATAGGGGGCGCTGTCTCTCCGGTGTGTCTTCTGGTGTTTCGTAAGAGCTCTTTTCTCGGAGAAACACTTGCCACAGTCAGGGCATTGGTACGGCTTTGCTCGAGGGCTCCGGTCTTGACTCAATCTCTGTTTTTTACCAGGCAAAGAGAAAGCAGAGTTGTGTTCCCCTGACccgtgtgtgttgctgtgtgtctctgtcccgtGTGTGTCGCGCTGGTGTTTCTTCATAGCTTTCTTTTCAGTGAAACGCTTCCCGCAGTCGGGGCACGGGtacggtttctctccagtgtgagtTAGTATGTGTGTTTTGAGCGTATTTGACTGAGAGAAACTCTTGTCGCAGTAAGTGCAGTGGTACGGTTTCTCACCCGAGTGTATTAGGCGGTGCCGTATTAAAGATGCACCATGCGAGAACTTCATATCGCAGACGGAGCATTGGAAAGGTTTATCTCCCGTGTGCACCGTCTGGTGACGTTTCATGTAAGACTTCTCAGTGAAGCGTTTGTCGCAATGGGAGCATTGGTAAGGCTTCTCGCCTGTGTGCTTTCGCTCGTGGATTACCAATCTATGCTTTGAATTGAATTCCTGGCCGCAAGTAAGGCACAGGAACGGATTCTTCTCTCTTACTTGCTCGTTTGTTTTTTGATGCTTGGTTCTCTGATGATTTGACAAGGCCTGAAGCACCCTGAACGTCTTTCCGCAGTCAGGGCAGAGGTGCTGTTTCTCTTCGTGGGTCACCACATGTTTCTTCAGCGCTCCAGATTCCATGAAACCTTTCCCACAGACAGAACAGACGTGCGGCTTCGCTAATTGCTCTCCGTGCTGCGTTTTCTGATGTCTTCTCAAAGCTGAGTGGAACCCGAAGCTCTTGCCGCAGTCGGCGCAGAGgtgaggtttctctccagtgtgggtCCGCAGGTGAGTCTCTAACCCTGCCTTAGAAGCCAGCCTCTTCCCACAGTGAGGGCATGGCTCAGAGACCTGTGTTTTGCCTACCTTCTCTCCTTTATGTCTTCTAACATGTGTTCTAAGATTCGAAGAGTCGTTAAATTGCTTCCCGCAAAGGGGGCAAATGAAGGGTTTCTCCCCAGTGTGCATACGAAGGTGCCTTTGATAACTACTTGAGTGAGAGAAGCGTTTGTGGCATTGGGAGCAGCGAAATGGTTTCTCTCCGGTATGCGTTCTCTGGTGGCTTGTCAGCCTTTCCTTTGTTGGGAAATGGCGCTTGCATTCAGGGCATTGGAATTGGTCTCTGTTTAAACGATGCAATTTGGAATGATTTGTTAAGGTAAATAAGGATGCAAAAGTCTTTCCACAATCAGAGCAGAGGTGAGGTTTCTCTTCCGAATGGATGGCTTGGTGTTTTTTTAAGTATCCAGAATCTCTAAAGCCTTTCCCACAGACAGAGCACATGTGGGGCTTTGCACTACCTGCTGCGTGAAGTGCCTGATGTCTTTTCAGAGACGACTGAAaagagaaactcttcccacagtcagcaCAGAGgtgaggtttctctccagtgtgggtTCTTTGATGGGACCTCAAGGCTCCTGGCTGATTAAAGACTTTCCCACACACTGAACATTCATGCCTTTTCACTCCTCCGTGCTCTGAATGACTAAGTTTCTGATGTTTAGTCAAGGAGGGACGGAAAGCAAAGCTCTTCCCACAGTCGGGGCAGACGTGAGATTTCTCTACAGTGTGGGTCTTCAGGTGAATCTTTAGTCTTGTCTTGGTTGACAACTTCTTCCCACAGTGAGAACATGGATGAAGGACTGGCTTCTTTactgtctcctcctgttctgaAGAACCAACATTGTTCTCAGAAGGTTTCTCTTTGAAATGTTCTCCGGAGTGAGTTCTTTTTATGTGTTTCTTCAAGTTTCCTGGATCATTAAAAGGCTTGCCACAACGAGGGCAAATGTATGGTTTCTCCCCAGTATGAGTTCTCAGATGCCTCTTAAGACTAGACAATTCATTGAATCCCCtcccacagtcagagcactggtgaggtttctctcctgtgtgggttaccaggtgctccTCCAAAGCCTTCTTTGTGGGAAACTTCTCCCCACAGTGAGGACACGGTTCACGGTAGAGCCTCTCCACACCCAACTTCTCTCCTGGGTGAGCTCTCCTGATGTGTTTCTTCAAGTTTCCTGGATCATTGAAACCTTTCTTACAACGAGGGCAAACAtacggtttctctccagtgtgagtTAGCAGATGTCTCCTAAGACTGGAATGTGTACTGAATGTCTTTCCGCATTCAGAGCATGTGGTTTCAGAAACATGACATTTCTCTCCAGTATGAGTTTTCAGATGCCTGGAAAGGCTGGAAAATGTACTGAATACTCCCCCACATTCAGCACATATAtttttctgtttctctccagtgtgagtTAGCAGATGTCGCTCCAGAATGTCTTTTGtggcaaaactcttcccacactgagcACAGGAGTGGGTTTTCTTGCAGGTTTTCTGCCCCAGTGTTTTCTTGCAGTCCATCAGCTGCACAGACACCCTCTTCAGACCCAAAATGAAggcgctaccgggagaggcacgacACAGGGTCTTCGGTGGGCGACACTTGTCCTAGAAATCACAAAAAAAGAGACTTAATTAATCAGGATGGGAAACCCTCTCCTACCTGTCAATGAACTTTGAAGTCTTTCAATTCCTCTCGTCCTCGATTCCTCAACCTCATCCTCTTcaacctcatcctcctcctcaacctcctcctCGATtcctcaacctcctcctcctcctcaacctcctcaACTTCATCCTCCTCAACCTCCTCAATAAAGGAGAAAGTCTAAGAGGAAGAATATCCGATATTCTCCCAAAGCCTTTTGCAGAAGTTGTTGAGGAATCAATGAAAGTATTGAGAAAATAAATACTCGCTTTTTGACTGGGAAGATGAATACTAAATATTCACTTTCTGGCTGGGAAAATAAATACTTTTTGATAGGGAAAATAAATATTCACTTTCTGGCTGGGAAAATAAATATTCACTTTCTGACAGGGAAAATTAATACTCACTTTCTGACTAGGAAAATTAATACTCAATTTCTGACTGGGTAAATGAATACTCACTTTCTGACTGGGAAAAATAAATACTCACTTTCTGAATGGGAAAATAAATATTCACCTTCTGCTCTGGTGTGTGCTTCTCTGGAGATAACTCCACCTCCAGCCCATCGCAAACCATCCAATCCCTGGCCTCCCTGTCCAATTCTTCATCGCAGTCTGCAGCATCACAATCATCGGACTGGCTGGGACTCATGGACTCCGCCTCCAGCCCATTGCTAGGCAACCAATCCGTGTCCCCTGCGTCACAGTctgcagcatcatcatcatcatcatcagattGGCTGAGACTCATGGGCTTCACCTCCAACCTGTTGCTAGGTaacccagcccctccctctccatTCCATTCTTCATCGCAGTCTACAGGATCATGGGCTTTGCTGGGACTCACGGGTGCACCACTAGCATCCTCCTGTATCCTCCTGATGTCCTCTTTCAGTTGGACTAACCAAGACATTCCCTGCTCCACTGATTTCATTGAATCAGTATTGTCCCACATTTCCTCCATGATTTTACGCCGCAACGAGCGGTGATCCATGCCTTTAACTACGGATGCATCTTGGCCATAACATTCACAAAGGGAGCGTAAATTGTCCTCAGTTAAATTCCATAATGTCTTTTCGATTTCATCCATCAATGTTCCCTTCTTTTGACTCATATTGTCTGTTGAGTTAGAACGTTTCTTGGTAAAAACAGCAATAATAACACCTAGTTATTGAATGGAGATGTCGCAAGTTTGAGGTGTCTCTCCTCccgctgggcacagacatcaattcaaggtctattccatgttggttcaaagTAATTGAATTAAAATGTGAAAACAACGCCGATTCaatcagtgtgtgcccagtgggccgTGTTTATTCACAGGTCTTCTGGAACTGGAGTCTCATAACACCaatcagtgtgtgcccagtgggccgTGTTTATTCACAGGTCTTCTGGAACTGGAGTCTCATAACACCaatcagtgtgtgcccagtgggccgTGTTTATTCACAGGTCTTCTGGAACTGGAGTCTCATAACACCaatcagtgtgtgcccagtgggccgTGTTTATTCACAAGTCTTCTGGAACTGGAGTCTCATAACACCAGATCTTGTGAGGTCACCTGTGTACATAGGAGGATATGGAGTGAAACAAAAACTGCTTTGTACCATTCAATATCTACATGTATAGTCCGATTCTACTTTTTCTCAAGTGTGTCAAATATATACCTTTTGTATAATGAATTTGTATTTTTACTTAATAGAACAATATTAGTGACACATTTATTTACCGATTTAATAACATTTCAATGTTCCCATGAGGGGTTTTATTTTGAAGGATCCAACCCGGAAGCATTATTccgctagctaacaagctaagaAAAGAGGAACAGAAAGTACAACAGTAAATAATTGATTATACACAGCTACAACCGATCTGCATGCAGCTACCAGTCAGCAGAAAACAATACTTGTATTGTTATATCGACTCAATTTGAGCACAGCTTCAAATTAGTTAGCAGGagcaattagctagctagctaccaagctAAACAGCAGCTAAGCAGAGCTGgtagctagcctagctaacggTTATGTAAACCTATCAACTAATAACAACGTTTAGAGGACCTTTATGACTGTTGGTAGATACCTAATACTTAACTCACCAGCTCGATTTAAGAAAAAAtatgtccctgtatttagcagtgtactattagctagctagcttttcaAACGCGACCTGTTCACGTTCGAGGAGAAAAGAAACAAAGGGGCGGGCCCAACAGAAAGTACGGAGGCTGAGAAAGGACTTGACATGAGAGGAGAGCAGTGGTTCTCGGGGGTACTCGGCccatccacagggggtacttgagaagattCACGAGACCATAGGCTTTCTGTTAAAatgcagagcaaaattcagttggtaGTACAGTAACCGAAAAAGGTCGGGAACCACGGGCATAATgagtgagagatgagagagaactaATGAAGCTATCCTCATTGAGGACATGGATACACTTTATATCGCATCATAGCTAATTAAAAAGTAACATTACTCAATATACGTACAAATGAATTAATGTGTCTTTTATTAACCCCTTGCCTATGTAATGACACAGCACAGTGACAAAGAGGAGTGTTCATTGAGTTTCCTGGATGATTTTCACTAGTTTGTTTACAATGGTTATGATTGAGCAGTTTACCAAAACCGGCAAATGAATGCAAACTTTAAAGCAATTTGCCTTAACCGGCAGATGAATGCAAACTTTAAAGGTTCAATCTGTGATTGGtccatccatttttggactaatTAATTCCATATACCCATTGATCCTTGAAGAAAATAACTTATAAATACCTCATGAGCTTTAGTTCAACTATCGTACCCTATCAAAACCCCAAATACACAtcttgttttactccattgtttgtaaacaaacaaacactgtatagcacatatgtcagagtcaaggcccgcgggccacatccggcccgcgagaaggttttttacggcccctgggatgatcttgatttattattagaaccggcccgcagaccgcagcaagccggcagcccgcagatcttttacacgcaccaatactacatttcccacaatgcaacggtgacgcaccgagcagtaggctgcttcatttcaatatttattggcacagcagtcgtcagcatcacagtaaaattaactttcagatacccatcaaaaatggcaaaacggaaggtggacactgagaaccgggggtttcaaacaaggtgggagtcggagtatatgttcacggaggtagctggaaaacctgtgtgtcttctgtgtggagaaagtgtggcggtactgaaagagtataatctgagacgacattatgaaacgaaacacgcggacaaaaacaagaatatggacatggaacaaaggctacaaaaggcagaggaattaaaacgaggcctcaaatctcgacaggctctgttcaaaaaagccaaatcacaaggccaggctgctgtcaaggccagttttattttggcagaagagatcgctaaatcagcccggccatttacggagggggatttcatcaaaaactgcatgattaaagtttgtgacgaagtttgcccagaaaaaaggcaactctttttaaatgtgagtctgagcagaaacaccattgccgagagagtagaccagttgtccatcaatctaaaagagcagcttgtgaaaaagggaaaagatttcattgcatattccttggctgtggatgagagcaccgacatttctgacattgcccagttgtcaattttcatccgcggagtggactccagcctaagcgtgacagaggagtttttggctttacgtcctatgcatggcacaactacggggcatgatttgtatgaagaggtgtcaagatgtgtaaatgagatggagctgccttgggaaaaactcgtgggtttgacaaccgacggagcacctgcgatgtgtggacacaggagcggactggtggcgaagatacgggaaaagatgcaagaggaaaacgcgacaggtgagctgacagcttatcattgtatcatacaccaggaagcgttgtgcggtaaagccttgaaaatggagcatgtaatgagcatcatcacgcgcacagttaactttatcagagccaaaggtttgaatcaccgccagttcaaggcatttctgacggagttagaaacggagcatggtgatttgccttatcacacagaggtgcgatggctaagccagggaaaggtgcttcaaagatgtttcgagcttcgtgaggagatttgtctgttcttggacagcaaagggaaagacacaacacaactccgagacgaaatgtttctgtgtgaaatggcttttctgtgtgacattacgagtcatctgaatgcaatgaacttgcagctgcagggtcgggatcatgtcatctctgatatgtacagtacagtgaaggcatttaaaaccaaactgactctgtgggagacgcagatgcggaaagaaaatttgagccactttcccagctgccagaccatgaaagagaagctctctaccagtgcgttcccgagcgcacagttggctgataaaataggtatgcttg is drawn from Salvelinus fontinalis isolate EN_2023a unplaced genomic scaffold, ASM2944872v1 scaffold_0667, whole genome shotgun sequence and contains these coding sequences:
- the LOC129846950 gene encoding zinc finger protein 585A-like, with amino-acid sequence MSQKKGTLMDEIEKTLWNLTEDNLRSLCECYGQDASVVKGMDHRSLRRKIMEEMWDNTDSMKSVEQGMSWLVQLKEDIRRIQEDASGAPVSPSKAHDPVDCDEEWNGEGGAGLPSNRLEVKPMSLSQSDDDDDDAADCDAGDTDWLPSNGLEAESMSPSQSDDCDAADCDEELDREARDWMVCDGLEVELSPEKHTPEQKDKCRPPKTLCRASPGSAFILGLKRVSVQLMDCKKTLGQKTCKKTHSCAQCGKSFATKDILERHLLTHTGEKQKNICAECGGVFSTFSSLSRHLKTHTGEKCHVSETTCSECGKTFSTHSSLRRHLLTHTGEKPYVCPRCKKGFNDPGNLKKHIRRAHPGEKLGVERLYREPCPHCGEKFPTKKALEEHLVTHTGEKPHQCSDCGRGFNELSSLKRHLRTHTGEKPYICPRCGKPFNDPGNLKKHIKRTHSGEHFKEKPSENNVGSSEQEETVKKPVLHPCSHCGKKLSTKTRLKIHLKTHTVEKSHVCPDCGKSFAFRPSLTKHQKLSHSEHGGVKRHECSVCGKVFNQPGALRSHQRTHTGEKPHLCADCGKSFSFQSSLKRHQALHAAGSAKPHMCSVCGKGFRDSGYLKKHQAIHSEEKPHLCSDCGKTFASLFTLTNHSKLHRLNRDQFQCPECKRHFPTKERLTSHQRTHTGEKPFRCSQCHKRFSHSSSYQRHLRMHTGEKPFICPLCGKQFNDSSNLRTHVRRHKGEKVGKTQVSEPCPHCGKRLASKAGLETHLRTHTGEKPHLCADCGKSFGFHSALRRHQKTQHGEQLAKPHVCSVCGKGFMESGALKKHVVTHEEKQHLCPDCGKTFRVLQALSNHQRTKHQKTNEQVREKNPFLCLTCGQEFNSKHRLVIHERKHTGEKPYQCSHCDKRFTEKSYMKRHQTVHTGDKPFQCSVCDMKFSHGASLIRHRLIHSGEKPYHCTYCDKSFSQSNTLKTHILTHTGEKPYPCPDCGKRFTEKKAMKKHQRDTHGTETHSNTHGSGEHNSAFSLPGKKQRLSQDRSPRAKPYQCPDCGKCFSEKRALTKHQKTHRRDSAPYWSGILQRWSQDPQHSNTDSDQDQDWTSL